One genomic region from Natrinema caseinilyticum encodes:
- a CDS encoding anthranilate synthase component II codes for MLLVDNYDSFAYNLVQYVGEIADEVVVRRNDEIDLEEVRDLQPTGIVVSPGPGTPQEAGISIPLFDATDYPILGVCLGHQALCAAHGAPVVHAPEVVHGKPSTISHDGDGIFHGLPSTFRVGRYHSLSVDRADLPAALEETASTTDGRGVLMAVRHREKPHVGVQFHPESILTRARPGSATGADHESIVAVEGSDESGEADGTRNGEQISLALGKRMIANFCRFAAAVGPDEVVSDE; via the coding sequence ATGCTCCTCGTCGACAACTACGATTCGTTCGCGTACAATCTCGTCCAGTACGTCGGAGAAATCGCGGACGAGGTCGTCGTCCGCCGCAACGACGAGATCGACCTCGAGGAGGTTCGCGACCTCCAGCCGACCGGGATCGTCGTCTCGCCGGGCCCGGGGACGCCACAGGAGGCCGGTATCTCGATCCCGTTGTTCGACGCGACCGACTACCCCATTCTGGGCGTCTGTCTCGGTCACCAGGCGCTGTGTGCGGCACACGGTGCGCCGGTCGTCCACGCACCCGAGGTAGTTCACGGGAAACCGTCGACGATCAGTCACGACGGCGATGGGATCTTCCACGGACTTCCGTCGACGTTTCGGGTCGGCCGCTATCACTCGCTTTCGGTCGACCGCGCGGATCTGCCGGCCGCGCTCGAGGAAACCGCCAGCACGACCGATGGCCGCGGCGTCTTGATGGCGGTTCGCCACCGAGAAAAGCCACACGTCGGGGTCCAGTTCCACCCCGAGAGCATACTCACACGAGCGCGACCGGGTTCGGCGACCGGGGCCGACCACGAGAGTATCGTGGCGGTCGAGGGGAGCGACGAGTCGGGCGAGGCGGACGGCACCCGCAACGGAGAGCAGATTTCGTTAGCGCTCGGCAAGCGAATGATCGCGAACTTCTGTCGGTTCGCCGCGGCGGTCGGACCAGACGAGGTGGTCAGCGATGAGTAG
- a CDS encoding aminotransferase class IV, producing MSSEVRYHVDGDLVPADEATVSVDDRGFRYGDAAFETLRAYGGTIFAWRTHLERLERTCEILSLDHGLSADELRTRVDETLAANDLADAYVRLSISRGVQPGKLTPQPAVDPTVVVYVTPLPRGGLEGEPVWDGPATVETVETRRIPDEAIPAAAKTHNYLNGILARAELGSDSDEALMCDLDGRLTEGATSNLWFVRDGTLHTPSTDGPILPGITRAAVLELAREAGIPVQEGRYEPGDLLEADEAFLTNRTWEVRPITTLDGEPIGGGPVTEQLSRLYDERVEESCYR from the coding sequence ATGAGTAGCGAGGTGCGCTATCACGTCGACGGCGACCTCGTCCCCGCCGACGAAGCGACCGTCAGCGTCGATGACCGAGGATTTCGGTACGGCGACGCCGCGTTCGAGACCCTTCGCGCATACGGCGGGACGATCTTCGCGTGGCGAACCCACCTCGAGCGCCTCGAGCGGACCTGTGAGATACTGTCGCTCGACCACGGGTTGTCGGCCGACGAGCTACGAACGCGCGTCGACGAGACGCTGGCAGCGAACGATCTGGCGGACGCGTACGTTCGCCTCTCGATCTCCCGCGGAGTCCAGCCAGGAAAACTCACCCCCCAGCCCGCGGTCGATCCGACCGTCGTCGTATACGTGACCCCACTGCCCCGCGGCGGGCTCGAGGGAGAACCCGTCTGGGACGGTCCGGCGACGGTCGAAACGGTCGAGACCCGCCGAATTCCCGACGAAGCGATTCCGGCCGCGGCGAAGACCCACAACTACTTGAACGGGATTCTCGCGCGCGCGGAACTGGGCTCGGATTCGGACGAGGCCCTCATGTGCGATCTCGACGGGCGACTCACGGAGGGCGCGACGAGTAACCTGTGGTTCGTCCGCGACGGGACGCTTCACACGCCCTCGACCGACGGGCCGATCTTGCCGGGGATTACACGAGCCGCAGTACTCGAACTCGCTCGTGAGGCCGGCATTCCGGTCCAGGAAGGTCGGTACGAACCGGGCGACCTCCTGGAAGCCGACGAGGCGTTTCTCACGAATCGGACCTGGGAAGTACGGCCGATCACGACCCTCGATGGCGAGCCGATCGGGGGTGGTCCCGTCACCGAACAACTTTCGCGGCTCTACGACGAGCGAGTCGAGGAATCCTGTTACCGATAG
- the pabB gene encoding aminodeoxychorismate synthase, component I, protein MSDPRVVTTLDSFRAAARDGRMPAADRDESTTHTGVRVPVEARVTVEDPFLAYRRARDGHGSAFLETSGGQPGWSYFGVGPVDRLTVSATATSRTRDETLSPTLDALEGLLHADRLVRGDCDVPYPCGAVGWLSYDVARELEELPDSSVDDRNLPRLEAAVYDRLAAWEAPTDRDVTLRITACPRIDSSARADDRLSDAAIEAAYERGRSRALDLARSASDGDSGIGDPPVSTSEATFESDCGREQFADRVRRVKACVRDGDTFQANVSQRLVAPAAVHPVAAYDALRRVNPAPYSCLLEFRAADLVSASPELLLERDGDFVRTEPIAGTRPRGESPAEDGALEADLLTDEKERAEHAMLVDLERNDLGKVCEYGSVDVSEYRRIDRYAEVMHLVSNVTGRLRSDETLAAAVAAVFPGGTITGAPKPRTMEIIDRLETTRRGPYTGSVGIFGFDGRATLNIVIRTLVRHGDEYHLRVGAGIVHDSEPVCEYDETLDKARALITAVDEALGERAELGLESDDVARPERADGGEAGD, encoded by the coding sequence ATGAGCGATCCGCGCGTCGTCACGACGCTCGACTCGTTTCGCGCCGCCGCTCGCGACGGCCGCATGCCGGCCGCGGACCGCGACGAATCGACGACGCACACCGGCGTTCGCGTCCCCGTCGAGGCGCGCGTGACCGTCGAGGACCCATTTCTCGCGTACCGTCGGGCGCGCGACGGCCACGGGTCCGCCTTCCTCGAGACGAGCGGCGGTCAGCCCGGCTGGAGCTACTTCGGCGTCGGTCCGGTCGATCGGCTCACCGTCAGCGCCACGGCAACGTCGCGGACGAGAGACGAGACGCTGTCACCGACGCTCGACGCGTTGGAGGGCCTCTTGCACGCCGATCGACTGGTTCGCGGGGATTGCGACGTGCCGTACCCCTGCGGTGCCGTCGGCTGGCTCTCCTACGACGTCGCCCGCGAACTCGAGGAGTTACCCGACTCGTCCGTCGACGACCGGAATCTCCCGCGACTCGAAGCGGCGGTCTACGATCGTCTCGCCGCCTGGGAGGCGCCGACGGACCGCGACGTGACGCTTCGGATAACCGCCTGTCCGCGGATCGATAGCAGCGCCCGTGCCGACGATCGGCTCTCGGATGCCGCGATCGAGGCCGCTTACGAGCGCGGGCGGTCCCGCGCACTGGATCTCGCCAGGTCGGCCAGCGACGGCGATTCCGGAATCGGCGACCCGCCCGTATCGACTTCGGAAGCGACGTTCGAAAGCGACTGCGGCCGCGAGCAGTTCGCCGACCGCGTGCGTCGGGTCAAAGCGTGCGTTCGCGACGGCGACACGTTTCAGGCGAACGTCTCCCAGCGGCTGGTCGCACCCGCCGCAGTCCACCCCGTCGCGGCGTACGACGCCCTGCGGCGGGTCAACCCGGCACCTTACTCCTGCCTCCTCGAATTTCGAGCAGCCGATCTGGTGAGTGCGAGTCCGGAACTCTTGCTCGAGCGAGACGGGGATTTCGTTCGCACGGAGCCCATCGCCGGAACGCGACCGCGCGGAGAGTCGCCCGCGGAGGATGGCGCCCTCGAAGCCGACTTGCTGACTGACGAGAAAGAGCGCGCGGAACACGCGATGCTGGTCGATCTGGAGCGAAACGACCTCGGGAAGGTCTGCGAGTACGGGTCCGTCGACGTCTCGGAATACCGACGAATCGACCGGTACGCCGAGGTGATGCATCTCGTCTCGAACGTGACCGGCCGACTCCGCTCCGACGAAACGCTCGCAGCTGCCGTCGCGGCGGTCTTTCCGGGCGGGACGATCACCGGCGCTCCCAAACCGCGGACGATGGAGATCATCGATCGGCTCGAGACGACCCGCCGCGGCCCCTACACCGGGAGTGTCGGAATCTTCGGCTTCGACGGTCGAGCCACCCTAAACATCGTCATTCGGACGCTGGTTCGCCACGGCGACGAGTACCACCTCCGGGTCGGAGCGGGCATCGTCCACGACTCGGAACCCGTCTGCGAGTACGACGAGACCCTGGATAAGGCCCGCGCGCTCATCACGGCGGTCGACGAAGCACTCGGCGAGCGAGCCGAACTCGGCCTCGAATCGGACGACGTAGCCCGCCCGGAACGGGCAGACGGAGGTGAGGCTGGTGACTGA
- a CDS encoding sugar phosphate nucleotidyltransferase has product MKAVVLAGGYATRMWPITKHRPKMFLPIGESTVIDRIFADLEADDRIDAVYVSTNERFAPDFEAHLADSDFDKPQLSVEDTTEEEDKFGVVGALAQLIDRENVDDDLLVIAGDNLISFAVSEFLDYFEDHGAPTLAAYDVDSREKAKSYGLVDLEGDRVVDFQEKPDDPKSTLVSIACYAFPQDSLDLLPTYLEDGNNPDEPGWFVQWLQNREATYAYTFEGAWFDIGTPESYLDAVAWHLNGDSLVAESASLEDATIGENVHVMGDVTLEGTTLEHTIIFPDAVVENGDIRRSIIDQGTHIEDLDLAGALIGAHTTITNGTDE; this is encoded by the coding sequence ATGAAGGCCGTCGTTCTTGCAGGCGGGTACGCGACGCGAATGTGGCCGATTACCAAACATCGGCCTAAGATGTTTCTCCCGATCGGTGAATCGACCGTCATCGATCGTATCTTCGCGGACCTCGAAGCGGACGACCGGATCGACGCCGTCTACGTGAGTACCAACGAGCGGTTCGCCCCCGACTTCGAGGCGCACCTGGCCGACAGCGACTTCGACAAACCCCAGCTTTCGGTCGAGGACACGACAGAAGAAGAGGACAAGTTCGGTGTCGTCGGAGCGCTCGCCCAGTTGATCGACCGCGAGAACGTCGACGACGATCTGCTCGTTATCGCCGGCGACAACCTGATCAGTTTCGCCGTGTCGGAGTTTCTCGACTACTTCGAGGATCACGGCGCGCCCACGCTCGCCGCCTACGACGTCGACTCCCGCGAGAAGGCCAAATCCTACGGCCTGGTCGATCTCGAGGGCGACCGCGTCGTCGACTTCCAGGAAAAGCCCGACGATCCGAAGAGCACGCTCGTTTCGATCGCCTGTTATGCGTTTCCACAGGATTCACTCGACTTGCTTCCGACGTACCTCGAGGACGGCAACAATCCCGACGAGCCCGGGTGGTTCGTTCAGTGGCTCCAGAACCGCGAGGCGACGTACGCCTACACGTTCGAAGGCGCGTGGTTCGACATCGGCACCCCAGAGAGTTATCTTGACGCAGTCGCCTGGCATTTGAACGGCGACTCGTTGGTCGCCGAGTCGGCGTCCCTGGAAGATGCCACGATCGGCGAGAACGTCCACGTCATGGGCGACGTCACACTCGAGGGGACGACCCTCGAACATACGATCATATTTCCGGACGCGGTGGTCGAGAACGGCGACATTCGCCGCTCGATCATCGACCAGGGGACCCACATCGAAGACCTCGACCTCGCCGGGGCGCTCATCGGGGCGCACACGACGATCACGAACGGCACGGACGAGTGA
- a CDS encoding diphthine--ammonia ligase, with translation MSDADGAWVSLFSGGKDSSWALYRAIERGLPVERLVTVHPEGDSYMYHVPATDLTALAAESLGIELIDVEPEDFGAEAAVDSSSQGDDELEPLEAALADLDRELPGGVAGVTAGAVESEYQTSRIRGMCDRLGCDLFAPLWRQDPRELADAMLDAGFEITIVQVAAHGLDESWLGRTLDREAIADLEALHEDYGVHILGEGGEFETFVVDGPHMDRRIDLAYETEWDGTRGRLRITDARLA, from the coding sequence ATGAGCGATGCAGACGGCGCGTGGGTGAGCCTCTTTTCCGGCGGCAAGGACTCGTCGTGGGCGCTGTACCGAGCCATCGAGCGCGGGCTACCGGTCGAACGGCTCGTTACCGTCCACCCCGAGGGAGACTCGTACATGTATCACGTCCCGGCGACGGACCTCACCGCGCTCGCGGCCGAGAGCCTCGGTATCGAACTGATCGACGTCGAACCCGAGGACTTCGGAGCCGAGGCCGCCGTCGACTCGAGCAGCCAGGGGGACGACGAACTCGAGCCACTGGAGGCCGCCCTCGCGGACCTCGATCGCGAACTGCCGGGCGGCGTTGCCGGCGTCACGGCGGGTGCCGTCGAGAGCGAGTATCAGACCAGTCGCATTCGCGGGATGTGCGACCGCCTCGGCTGTGATCTCTTCGCCCCGCTCTGGCGGCAGGATCCCCGTGAACTGGCAGATGCGATGCTCGATGCGGGCTTCGAGATCACGATCGTTCAGGTCGCGGCCCACGGATTGGACGAGTCGTGGCTGGGCCGAACGCTCGACCGCGAGGCGATCGCCGACCTCGAGGCACTCCACGAGGACTACGGCGTCCACATCCTGGGTGAGGGAGGCGAGTTCGAGACGTTCGTGGTGGACGGGCCCCACATGGATCGGCGGATCGACCTGGCGTACGAGACCGAGTGGGACGGGACGCGGGGACGATTGCGGATCACGGACGCGCGGTTAGCGTAA
- a CDS encoding DUF7344 domain-containing protein — translation MTSTPNSDLDVIEFVQQLLDRLDEDDVSAEAMTDAFSLLADRRRRLLLEVMRTYGEELTLPDAAEEVAIRETGHTVTDIPAERVTEVYLSLYHDHLPRLVDAGLLEYDQERDLVAPDAV, via the coding sequence ATGACTTCCACCCCCAATTCGGACCTCGACGTCATCGAGTTCGTACAGCAGTTGCTCGACCGACTCGACGAGGACGACGTGTCGGCCGAGGCGATGACCGACGCGTTTTCGCTGCTGGCCGATCGGCGCCGCCGACTCCTGCTCGAGGTCATGCGCACCTACGGGGAGGAGCTAACGCTCCCGGATGCGGCAGAGGAAGTCGCGATCCGCGAAACGGGCCACACCGTGACCGATATCCCGGCCGAACGAGTCACGGAGGTGTATCTCTCGCTGTACCACGATCACCTCCCGCGACTGGTCGACGCCGGTCTGCTCGAGTACGATCAGGAACGAGACCTGGTCGCCCCGGACGCCGTCTAA
- a CDS encoding DUF373 family protein yields MTTLVVCLDRTDDVGRKTGLRSPVVGWEAVRALVTDVGLADPEDSGVNTLLESLRVAQNLRDENEEVVVAVVSGDHESMVSADRAVAEQLDGLIADYEPDSAVVVTDSAEDERLIPIVESRVRVDSVDRVVVRQARDIESTYYLLKQFLADEELRQTVLVPIGLTLLVFPLLATLSGPAEGAAAITTVIGLFLLYKGFNVDEWLTRLAHQTRESLYSGQVSVVTYVVAAGLTFVGLFVGALGVSNVGDTPGVVIPATQFAFDSIPWLAMAALTASAGRLLDEAIGEEPIRSSFLNLPFIVVAVSLVVRGFSAYFLEQQDVIDSFVVPAAELGVLSNERFVMGAGERLALFVVTAIVVSLVGAQVASVVSGSGGDDDRGDGGSDAKRADDGDGPDGTVERDPTADATPNREDRSLSDRADPELTDGGADANANPYSFGDRDR; encoded by the coding sequence GTGACAACGCTGGTCGTCTGCCTCGACCGGACCGACGACGTCGGCCGCAAGACCGGGCTCCGGTCGCCCGTCGTCGGTTGGGAGGCAGTTCGCGCGCTCGTGACCGACGTCGGCCTCGCGGATCCGGAGGATTCGGGCGTCAACACCCTGCTCGAGTCGCTCCGTGTCGCACAGAACCTGCGCGACGAGAACGAGGAGGTCGTCGTCGCGGTCGTCTCGGGAGACCACGAGTCGATGGTATCGGCCGATCGAGCGGTCGCCGAGCAACTGGACGGACTCATCGCCGATTACGAACCCGATTCCGCGGTCGTCGTGACGGATAGCGCGGAGGACGAGCGACTGATCCCGATCGTGGAGAGCCGCGTTCGGGTCGATTCCGTCGACCGGGTCGTCGTCCGCCAGGCTCGCGACATCGAGTCGACCTACTACCTGCTCAAGCAGTTCCTGGCCGACGAGGAACTCCGACAGACGGTGCTGGTCCCGATCGGGTTGACCCTGCTGGTCTTCCCGCTGCTCGCGACTCTCTCCGGACCCGCGGAGGGTGCGGCCGCGATCACGACCGTCATCGGGCTCTTCTTGCTCTACAAGGGGTTCAACGTCGACGAGTGGTTGACCAGACTCGCTCATCAGACGCGGGAGTCGCTTTACTCCGGTCAGGTGTCGGTCGTCACCTACGTGGTCGCGGCCGGACTGACCTTCGTCGGCCTGTTCGTCGGCGCACTCGGCGTGTCCAACGTCGGTGACACGCCGGGCGTCGTGATTCCCGCAACGCAGTTCGCCTTCGATAGCATCCCCTGGCTCGCGATGGCCGCCCTGACCGCCAGCGCCGGTCGATTGCTCGACGAGGCGATCGGCGAGGAACCGATCCGCAGTTCGTTTCTCAACCTGCCGTTTATCGTCGTCGCCGTTAGTCTGGTCGTCCGCGGGTTCTCCGCGTACTTCCTCGAGCAACAGGACGTGATCGATTCGTTCGTCGTCCCGGCGGCGGAACTCGGGGTCCTCTCGAACGAACGGTTCGTGATGGGCGCCGGCGAACGGCTCGCGCTGTTCGTCGTTACCGCGATCGTGGTGAGCCTCGTCGGCGCGCAGGTCGCGTCGGTCGTCTCCGGCTCCGGTGGGGACGACGACCGCGGCGACGGCGGTTCGGACGCGAAACGCGCGGACGACGGTGACGGGCCCGACGGGACGGTCGAGCGCGACCCGACGGCCGATGCGACTCCCAACCGTGAGGACAGGTCGCTATCGGATCGGGCGGATCCCGAACTCACCGACGGCGGCGCAGACGCGAACGCGAACCCGTACTCGTTCGGCGACCGCGACCGGTGA
- a CDS encoding saccharopine dehydrogenase family protein: MDTLLIYGSYGYTGRLIAREAVERGGSPVIAGRDSHAITRQADQLGVEGRSFDLESADLESRLESFDAVLNCAGPFVETAKPLVAACLESKTEYLDITGEFSVFECLRQRDAAARNAGITLLPGVGFDVVPSDCLAAMLVEELPEADQLVLGIKGGNGLSPGTARTLVEHLGERGVVRRNGRLIRVPMAFRTRAIDFGDGPDHAVTIPWGDVVTAAHSTGIESVEVYAAVPPWASTVLSAVDSLGWLLQRRTTERLLKRLIDASLEGPDERSLASGSAVVWGEVTDEATGRRARARLRTPNPYALTAESAVSAAERVLERRDRISAGFQTPSSAFGSAFALERPGIERELIETPTDSGERSKTTVEIDE; this comes from the coding sequence ATGGACACCCTTCTCATCTACGGCTCCTACGGCTACACCGGCCGACTGATCGCACGCGAAGCCGTCGAACGAGGGGGGTCACCCGTGATCGCCGGCCGCGACAGCCACGCGATAACCAGGCAGGCCGATCAACTCGGCGTCGAGGGTCGGTCCTTCGACCTCGAGTCGGCCGACCTCGAATCCCGCCTCGAGAGCTTCGACGCCGTCCTCAACTGTGCGGGGCCGTTCGTCGAGACGGCCAAGCCACTGGTCGCGGCCTGCCTCGAATCGAAGACTGAGTACCTGGATATCACCGGCGAGTTCAGCGTGTTCGAATGTCTTCGCCAGCGCGACGCGGCGGCCCGGAACGCGGGGATCACACTGCTCCCCGGCGTCGGCTTCGACGTCGTCCCGTCGGACTGTCTGGCGGCCATGCTCGTCGAAGAGCTCCCCGAAGCCGACCAGCTCGTCCTCGGGATCAAGGGCGGTAACGGGCTCTCTCCGGGAACGGCTCGAACGCTCGTCGAACACCTGGGCGAGCGCGGCGTCGTGCGGCGAAACGGACGTCTCATTCGGGTTCCGATGGCCTTCCGAACGCGGGCGATCGACTTCGGCGATGGCCCCGACCACGCCGTCACCATTCCCTGGGGTGACGTCGTGACTGCGGCCCACAGCACCGGCATCGAGTCGGTCGAGGTCTACGCCGCTGTGCCGCCGTGGGCGAGTACCGTTTTGTCGGCCGTCGACTCGTTGGGATGGCTCCTTCAGCGCCGCACGACCGAACGGCTACTGAAGCGGCTGATCGATGCCAGTCTCGAGGGCCCGGACGAACGATCCCTGGCATCCGGCAGCGCCGTCGTCTGGGGCGAAGTGACGGACGAGGCCACCGGACGGCGGGCGCGCGCCCGACTGCGGACGCCGAACCCCTACGCGCTGACCGCCGAATCGGCTGTATCGGCCGCCGAACGCGTCCTCGAGCGCCGAGATCGAATTTCGGCGGGATTCCAGACCCCCTCGTCGGCGTTCGGGAGCGCGTTCGCGCTCGAACGGCCCGGAATCGAGCGCGAACTGATCGAGACACCGACCGATTCCGGCGAGCGAAGCAAGACGACGGTCGAAATAGACGAGTGA
- a CDS encoding transcriptional regulator gives MRKADETTRQRLADALRDEPATPSELAVLLDLTPHAAVRNVEHVSRSVDGTDEQLLVAPPTCRDCGFDDYDDLLNLPSRCPECKSESIDEPTFTIE, from the coding sequence ATGCGAAAGGCCGACGAAACGACGCGACAACGCCTCGCCGACGCCCTCCGTGACGAACCGGCGACGCCGAGCGAACTGGCCGTACTGCTCGATTTGACGCCCCATGCCGCGGTCCGCAACGTCGAGCACGTCTCACGTTCGGTCGACGGAACCGACGAGCAACTCCTCGTCGCACCTCCGACGTGTCGGGACTGCGGTTTCGACGACTACGACGACCTGCTGAACCTCCCCTCGCGGTGTCCCGAGTGCAAGAGCGAGTCGATCGACGAACCGACCTTCACGATCGAGTGA
- a CDS encoding Rieske (2Fe-2S) protein: MAASRITALADVPDDSTVLFRVTDGSDEDREREAILVRSGAAEPDGGAPSNGDGVSCWLNYCQHLTHIKLDKGSGAPMRDGEIVCANHGAYFAAGSGRCTYGPCEGAYLTELEVEIDDGDVYLTDDDYEFVGLGEGKSETLDRTSTSNVEF; the protein is encoded by the coding sequence ATGGCTGCAAGTCGGATCACGGCCCTCGCGGACGTGCCGGACGACTCGACGGTTCTCTTTCGCGTGACCGACGGCTCGGACGAGGATCGGGAACGGGAGGCGATCCTCGTCAGGAGTGGCGCAGCGGAACCCGATGGCGGTGCACCGTCTAACGGCGACGGCGTCTCGTGCTGGCTCAATTACTGTCAGCACCTGACGCACATCAAACTGGACAAGGGATCGGGGGCCCCGATGCGTGACGGAGAGATCGTCTGTGCGAATCACGGCGCGTACTTCGCGGCCGGCTCCGGCCGCTGTACGTACGGCCCGTGCGAAGGGGCGTATCTCACCGAACTCGAGGTGGAAATCGATGATGGCGACGTCTATCTGACCGACGACGACTACGAGTTCGTCGGCCTCGGCGAGGGAAAAAGCGAGACGCTCGATCGGACGTCGACGTCGAACGTCGAGTTTTAG
- a CDS encoding DNA polymerase V family protein, with protein MVILSVVAGGGALAASDSSTVSPEDVSVTSHGVDYYDDIALFEVTNDGGQPVTLTYTNESGTETTVTVDANSATNVTTGVSGGAAGEITLTNGGTTYAHDFAGSPTDLGPENPNPGKITIEAVKYDEENGLIEYKLVNGNDRPVDGRISHVPLNATNNSVTISSDGSTTVVVKNDESRVGDIYRITSALQLDLFEGVDDTMEPGDPVPLLASGEVTDETPRENLESATKTDSDETDDEGSCCGGDDGSSTDSDGEDSSSGTDSGNETAAGDGASGNESADGDDSGNETDADDETTAGDDGSDTGSDDGDEKSDDSSDGSDTSSEDSPSESEGTPGFTAGTALAGGALSLEWLRRRALGEK; from the coding sequence ATGGTTATCTTGTCAGTCGTCGCAGGTGGGGGAGCACTGGCAGCGAGCGATAGTTCCACCGTGTCGCCGGAAGACGTCTCCGTCACGAGTCACGGCGTGGATTACTACGACGACATCGCTCTCTTCGAAGTGACGAACGATGGAGGCCAGCCGGTCACGCTAACGTACACCAACGAATCGGGGACCGAGACGACGGTTACGGTCGACGCGAATTCTGCGACGAACGTAACGACCGGAGTGTCTGGGGGTGCCGCCGGAGAGATCACACTGACGAACGGGGGGACGACCTACGCCCACGACTTCGCAGGTTCCCCGACTGACCTCGGTCCCGAGAACCCGAACCCGGGGAAGATCACCATCGAGGCCGTGAAGTACGACGAAGAGAACGGGCTGATCGAGTACAAACTGGTGAACGGAAACGATAGACCCGTCGACGGACGCATCAGTCACGTCCCGTTGAACGCCACGAACAACTCCGTCACAATCTCATCCGACGGAAGTACGACCGTCGTCGTGAAAAACGACGAGTCCCGGGTGGGTGACATCTATCGGATCACCTCTGCGCTCCAACTCGATCTGTTCGAGGGAGTCGATGATACCATGGAGCCTGGCGACCCGGTACCGTTACTCGCATCCGGTGAAGTGACCGACGAAACGCCGCGAGAAAACCTCGAGTCGGCCACGAAAACCGATTCAGACGAGACCGACGACGAAGGAAGCTGTTGTGGCGGTGACGACGGAAGCAGTACGGATTCGGACGGCGAGGATTCCTCGTCAGGTACCGATTCCGGTAACGAAACCGCTGCGGGCGACGGCGCTTCCGGAAACGAATCTGCCGACGGCGACGATTCCGGTAACGAAACGGACGCGGACGACGAAACGACCGCCGGCGACGACGGTTCCGACACCGGCTCCGACGACGGGGACGAGAAATCGGATGACTCCAGTGACGGTTCCGATACGTCGAGCGAGGACAGTCCGAGCGAATCCGAGGGAACCCCCGGCTTCACCGCTGGGACTGCCCTCGCCGGTGGCGCACTCTCTCTCGAGTGGCTCCGCCGTCGGGCCCTCGGCGAGAAGTAA
- a CDS encoding ferritin-like domain-containing protein: MIENDRELFVRELRELYQIERELEGLQSELTEAATDEALEEFFMAHGERTSEQLGRLEPIFDAIEAEPAPIQSPVLEGLRTDREDVVGDLRDPVLGDLVETELGRGIERLEITKLETLLALADRIGYPSEVTDPLERTRAEAETGLERVRELTAV; encoded by the coding sequence ATGATCGAGAACGACCGCGAACTGTTCGTTCGGGAACTGCGCGAACTCTACCAGATCGAGCGCGAACTCGAGGGCCTGCAGTCGGAACTGACCGAGGCAGCGACCGACGAGGCGCTCGAGGAGTTTTTCATGGCCCACGGCGAGCGAACGTCGGAGCAGTTGGGGCGACTCGAGCCGATTTTCGACGCGATCGAGGCCGAACCCGCGCCGATCCAGTCCCCCGTTCTCGAGGGATTGCGAACGGACCGCGAGGACGTCGTGGGCGACCTTCGGGATCCGGTGCTGGGCGATCTCGTCGAGACGGAACTGGGGCGGGGAATCGAGCGGCTCGAGATAACGAAACTCGAGACCCTGCTCGCACTCGCCGACCGGATCGGCTACCCGAGCGAGGTCACCGATCCGCTGGAGCGGACTAGGGCGGAAGCCGAAACCGGCCTCGAGCGGGTTCGGGAACTGACAGCCGTGTGA